In one window of Brassica rapa cultivar Chiifu-401-42 chromosome A07, CAAS_Brap_v3.01, whole genome shotgun sequence DNA:
- the LOC103829973 gene encoding uncharacterized protein LOC103829973: MGALAQFVSWIPEDDLLLKNAIEAGASLESLAKGAVQFSRRFSIRELQDRWHSLLYDPVVSAEAALRMAELERTNPNFPTKFTRTGSKENKSSSKKRRAEQLRSTYHSLRKKFRTESFNSLDLGFLVPSNDSHFMDNGDGAHLGLEDSHMDIIHNAFPDILADGGCVTNHVVPEDNLQGNISYVGGENLTFTEQAGPSVCDSVHQGSKQKLEISAHEPKTTMASTDCFLAQLSTSLFEDEEPFMEVDGKEVDKSYYDGLSSLLVSPANVKNSGPLPINNTEQALPVGAVPNGHHAMIPELYGTSAVSSMECKPVSDLSSFDPHPEVVNGVICCLLNQEDPDIPCNDDILLSNTSHPMSVSSLARRNFKDISSPMTSSVRDLSAARERSEGHTQKKVPGRLQGSSSQGKPEIGQPSQSTKFRALTSPPETHNKVGPAQASCSNTLLSDGAKDGNKEMVSGKRIVGFDEHGSYSEKEIGNCKEDEGVVLPVNEVPQAKDDDDDVDLIEILERELEITTHTEADEEVFESDEDLPNYSDIEAMILDMDLDPDDQDNFDLEVSKYQSQEMKRTIMRLEQAAYSYMQRAIASRGAFAVLYGRYSKHYIKKPEVLVGRSTEDLSVDIDLGREKRGSKISRRQAIIRLGDDGSFHMKNLGKYAISVNEKEVDPGQSLILKSDCLLEIRGMPFIFETNQSRMKEYLKRTGKGN, from the exons ATGGGAGCTCTTGCTCAGTTTGTTTCCTGGATACCCGAGGACGACCTCCTTCTAAAAAACGCCATAGAG GCTGGTGCATCTCTGGAATCGCTTGCTAAAGGCGCTGTGCAATTTTCTAGAAGATTCTCTATCAGAGAGCTGCAAGATCGATGGCATTCACTCCTATATGATCCAGTCGTTTCTGCAGAGGCAGCTCTGCGGATGGCTGAGCTTGAACGTACCAACCCAAATTTTCCTACAAAGTTTACCAGAACCGgatcaaaagaaaacaaaagttcaTCTAAGAAGAGGAGGGCTGAACAGCTCAGAAGCACTTATCATTCCTTACGCAAGAAGTTCCGCACCGAGTCGTTCAATTCCTTGGATCTAGGCTTTCTCGTTCCATCAAATGACAGCCATTTCATGGATAATGGTGATGGAGCACATCTTGGTCTTGAAGACTCTCACATGGACATTATCCACAACGCGTTCCCTGATATCTTGGCTGATGGCGGTTGCGTGACAAATCATGTTGTGCCGGAAGATAACTTACAGGGAAACATCTCCTACGTAGGAGGAGAGAATCTCACGTTCACTGAACAGGCAGGTCCTTCCGTATGTGATTCGGTTCATCAAGGCTCCAAACAGAAACTAGAGATTTCTGCTCATGAGCCGAAAACCACAATGGCTAGCACTGATTGTTTCCTGGCACAGCTTTCAACTTCTCTCTTTGAAGACGAGGAGCCGTTCATGGAAGTAGATGGCAAAGAAGTTGACAAGTCGTATTATGATGGTCTTAGCTCACTGTTGGTGAGCCCGGCCAATGTGAAAAATAGCGGGCCTTTGCCTATTAACAACACTGAACAAGCTCTTCCCGTAGGTGCGGTTCCGAATGGCCATCATGCGATGATCCCTGAGCTATATGGTACAAGTGCAGTGAGTTCAATGGAGTGCAAACCTGTGTCTGACTTATCTTCGTTTGATCCTCATCCTGAGGTTGTTAATGGTGTTATCTGCTGTCTATTAAACCAAGAGGATCCTGATATCCCGTGTAATGACGACATTCTTCTGTCCAACACCTCCCACCCAATGTCGGTTTCTTCGTTAGCCCGGCGGAACTTTAAAGATATAAGCAGTCCAATGACTTCATCTGTTAGAGATCTCTCTGCCGCTAGGGAAAGAAGTGAGGGACATACACAAAAGAAGGTACCAGGACGTTTGCAAGGGTCTTCTTCTCAAGGAAAGCCAGAGATAGGTCAACCAAGTCAATCTACCAAATTCAGGGCATTGACAAGTCCTCCTGAGACACATAATAAGGTTGGTCCTGCACAGGCATCATGCTCAAATACTCTTCTTTCTGATGGTGCAAAAGATGGAAACAAAGAGATGGTCAGTGGAAAACGTATCGTCGGATTTGATGAACATGGAAGCTATTCCGAGAAGGAGATTGGAAACTGTAAAGAGGACGAAGGTGTAGTACTACCGGTAAATGAAGTGCCACAAgcaaaagatgatgatgatgatgttgactTGATTGAGATTTTAGAGCGTGAGCTGGAGATCACAACTCATACAGAAGCAGACGAGGAGGTTTTTGAGAGTGACGAGGACTTGCCCAATTATTCTGACATTGAGGCTATG ATACTTGACATGGACTTGGATCCCGATGACCAAGATAATTTTGATCTCGAAG TCTCCAAGTATCAGAGCCAAGAAATGAAAAGAACAATTATGAGACTTGAACAGGCTGCGTATTCATATATGCAGAGAGCCATTGCTTCCCGTGGTGCGTTCGCTGTTTTATATGGTAGATATTCAAAACACTACATCAAGAAGCCTGAG GTCTTGGTGGGTAGATCAACAGAAGATCTCTCGGTGGACATTGACTTGGGTAGAGAAAAGCGTGGCAGCAAAATATCTCGACGCCAG GCGATCATACGGTTGGGTGATGACGGATCGTTTCATATGAAAAACCTGGGGAAGTATGCAATCTCAGTGAATGAGAAGGAAGTAGATCCTGGACAGAGTTTAATCCTCAAATCTGATTGTCTGCTTGAG ATACGGGGAATGCCTTTCATATTCGAGACAAACCAAAGTCGCATGAAAGAGTACTTGAAGAGAACAGGGAAAGGGAATTGA